The DNA window GATCCACCGTGCAGGAGATCTATCCGCTGTTCCCAGCTCACTAGCTGGGTGTAGAGCTCACCCAAAGATAGCGGCTCTGTGCGCGCCACGACAACCGAGACAATCGGATTAAAATCCATGTCAAGTCCGGCTAGTACATAGGAGATGGTCTCTTCATCTTCAAGACATTTGCCGGCGGCTGCCATGTCGTCAGCAAGAGATTCCATCTTGTTGAAGTAGTCGGCAATTGTAGACGAGCCCTTCTGCGCTGTGGCCAACGCCATGCGCGTGTTGATGATACGGCCCTGAGACTAGGAAATCGTCATCTCTGAGATCACTTTCCAGATGTCGGCCGATGTGGCACAATGCGAGACTTGCACCTGGATCTCCTTGGAGATATTGGAGAGCAGATAGTTAACGATCTGCTGGTCCTTCGCAACCCAAGTTTCATACTCAGGGTTCGGGATGAGCTCAGTCGGCTTGTCAGCCGCCTTGGGGATCTGCTTCGTCGGCACCACAATGTCGGGCTCGAGATAGAGCTCTATCTGCGCACCGCGAAGAGCAGACAGCACCTGGGCACTCCATAGGGGAAAATTCCCTTTGCCCAGCTTCTCGGTGACGGGACAACCGATCAGAGAGAACGATTGTTGAAGCGCGGAAGAGGAAGCCATCGAGAATATTGTGGACTAACCtagctctgattaccatgtgAACATGGTTGGAACGTGATGCCCTCTCAGGCTCACGGCTTCGTGTTAATATAGCCAGGAAGAGCCCTTGGCGTGGCGGTACAACTTGTACAACAAGAAAAAGCTAACTACTTTGGTAACTCTAGATTACATCACAAGATTACATCAATCAGGAGATACCTATCCTATCTAACCGAAGTCGTGATACTTGCCTTCACCCGCAATCCTAGCCTGAGTGCACAACCAATCTTCAGGAGATATCAAGCAACCATCAATCAACCAGATATTGCGGTTATGTGATCCTATTGGATATTCTTAACAGCCTGCACCCATGTCACAACGCTTGATGTTGTGGTGGAGCCACCTATGGTGAAAATAACAGCACCAATGGTGCCTTTGCTCTGCATAGAGAAGTGGGTCATCTGGAAGCCCTACTGTAATATAACTACTGGAAAACATGGTTTGCTCCTTGAGGTCCGGCCTCTTTTTCAAGATCCACATAGTAACAAGATTTTTATACATCTACATATGTAGGAGGCAGCTGGGAGTCTCTATTATATATAAGCAGGGACATGCATGCATGACTAGGTGGCTGGTGTCCATGGTTCCATGAATTTGCTTGATCTCACCTAACGTCTGACATGGATGTACTTGGCCAAGTCAGCCCCGCCGCCTGCATGTGCTCCAtattatatatacatacatagttACATACGTAACCAATGGTACACAGTTCCATGTATCCCCGCAGCGAATAAGGGTACTACCCTGTTTGAAATCAGCAGTTAAAATCAAATTGACTTATTGCAGTGAAAACCACAGTTCCGCGTGCGTGTTTTGTCATTTCCACAATGACGTAACCATAAAAATAAGTTGACCGAAGCAGATAATATTTTATTGGAGGAACATTTCTTTGAAGATGAAGCGAGTGAAGCAGTGTTTGGGTCCAATGCTGATGGAGCACTTGGCCcatgtcttttcttttttttgttttaccATCATTATCGGGCGAGGAtcaaatttcatttttttttgggTATGATCAAGGATTTTGAGCAAGGGAACTTAAATCTTGCTAGATTTAATTATTTCGATTTGCTCTACACTTGCACTTAAGTAACTGCTCACGCTATGATGTCTAGACACTAGAGTAGGCCAGCACTTGGCGCCCATGCCCAGTAAGGGCCAGTTTGGATGCCAAATTTTTTGGTAAAACGCTActatagtattttcgttgttatttggtaattagtgtccaatcatagtctaattaggcttaaaagattaatctcgtggatttcgtctaaactgtataattagttttattttttatttatatttaatgcttcatgcatgcgtccaaaaattcgatgtgacgaaaaatcttaaaaaatttagcgttttggaggggaactaaacatgccctaaGTCGTGCCTCAAGTCGACCTCATGGTCTGACCGGCATGTCCTCGCACTCGGTGAAGCACACCACTGGCGGAAGAGCGAGGCACAGGAGTCGAATTGCAGATCGGAGATAGACAAAGTTAGCTCGTAGCAGGCTCTGCAGTCTGCCCCCACCATTGGATCAGAGGCACCagctttttttttttaatctctttattttttttttctttcttatttCCTTCCCATGACGACTTGGAACGGTGaatcaagaatttcatttcaaatTCCTCCTTTCTTTATTTTGTGGTATTAAAATTAACCAGTTCCCTCTACATTCGAGagtggaaaaataaaaaattcagaaAAAAGTAAAAATGTCAGTTAGATCTAGAATTTTTTAGAACCCCTTGAACGTCTTTTTAAAGGGTTCTCAACtcaaacaaaaaaggaaaaaacctTCAGGTTTTATGGCCACGAAGTGAATCAGCAACGAGTGGAGGTGCCAGGTCCATGGGAGCGGCTGACTTCTGCAGCTGTTGAGTAGCTTGTTCACAGTATTTAGCAACAGACGCAGTTACAGATTCCTCCTATTCCGACGGCCTATTATGTCGATATGTCCGGTCATCCAATACAAGGTTTGCCCATTGTGCTCCGGCCTCGTTTTCCAGGTCGACGTCAGTTTGGTTGGGTTTATTTGGTGCTGCTAGCAAGATTTTTCTGTACTTACATACGAGCAGATGAACTAATCTAGGCATAACTgttgttggggggggggggggggggggggggggttgagtgATGTAGGAGGCAGCAGAAAGTCCCTATTATATATAAGCAGGGACATGAATGCATGACAAGGTGGCTGTGGTTCAATGAATTTGCTTCATCTGACCTAACGTCTGACATGGGTGGCCCGGCCAAAGTGAAGCATGGGTGCGGGCCGGTTTATCCTAAACCAGAATTTCAAGTTCAGGAGATGAGACAATTTAATTTGGAAGTCTGAATGCGTCAACTATATATATAACCATCGGAAACCAGAAGAGCCAATTTTAGCAAACCAGCTCGTTGTGTTGACAGATTGGATTTGAGTCGATTTTAGGCTTGTTTCACTAGTATATAACTCTCATCACCCGGGTTCATAACCCATTTTCACTGCCGAGTTCACACTTAGGTAGTAAAAGAGGATGGAGGTGCTAAGGAAATTCACAACTGATATAAAATGTCAACTTGAATTATTTAGACTCATATGAGAAAACTTGATCAATTTAGAGCCTAATTGGTTTCAAGTTTCATTCCAAATGGAGCCAGGCTTGTATGTGGGAACCATGTTCTCTCACCTGGCCAGCTAAGCTCATGCAAAACAGACTTGTTTGAATGGCAGCACATATTTATGCTAGCTGAACTCAGCTGCTGTTTTGTTGGTCGTATGCACATATCATGCAAAGGAGAGACGAACGCGCTCAGTGTATCAGCCACCACACGAGTGCCCGCATGGAGTGTGGCCCGATGGAAATGAAAACAGGATCCATATTGCGTGTGCTAGGCTCGGGCATGCCTTTTGCACCGTGCCGGCCAGGCCCACTAGCAAGCTCAGTCATAATCAATCGAAGACTGTATCGGTCTAGCCTGGTCAGGAGAAAACCAGGTATCAAATGACGTCCTTGGAGTTAATTTGTCATGGTCTTACAAGACTAGCAGCAGAAATGGTTGAACTTGACAGACATATTTTAATGTCATTGGTAAGAGAAACGATTTACAGCACCACACAAGAACAATGATCAGCTAAAAGATACAACCTCCCAACTTGTGGGAGCAACTAGGTGTTGGACTTAATCTTGTTGTTTAGGTGCATGCATTGGTCTCTTGCCAATGTAACATGTCGAGTCATGTTAGTTTTCATGTTAGCTTAGTAATAGGTGATGCATCCATAGGAGTTGCAGGGATTGGAGTCTAAACCAGCATGCAGGAAGCTGCAGATGAGCGTAGGATTAGAGTGCACAAGTCACATAGCTCTTGGCATGGTTGTGCGGCCAAACATGGCGCATGttcaggaggaggaagaggtcGTCAGTAGACtggcactacgtaaaaaacgatttttaacGGGACgaatttttttaggggcggctggtgatggagccgacCCTACAGTGGTGTGCTTGGGAGCCTagacaccagtcgcccctacaaacggAACAGCGGGGGCGGTtggacccatttgtaggggcggctcactcactagccgtccccggcgttgctatttgtaggggcggctggtgattgagccgcccctacaaatgcccccgtataaatacctccgatttgtaggggcggcttaatcaccacccgtccctacaaatgacccatatATAATACAATTGCAGCACCTTCTTtcttctcgggtcactcactccaacccatgaaagaaaggtggggaggtcttggacacctcccaaaaattgttgtactaaggggggaaggttttggtctcaaatcctttggtggagaggttgtagaaggtaagaaaatgttattccacacttttttgaagttttaatggttggttagtgagtaattaaagttttgttttctctctcttctatggtgcttgagctacttatgaagcaaattagacccaagttttaaatgtactagggtaaattagggacggaaacaagatcatacccttatttggtccatatttcttgattttagtgaacaattagttagttttatgcatgtttcatgtgcatgtagatctagatctagggtttggttttttttattaattttgttttttgtaaatttatgtttgataaaattagactagggtttgtatgaaagatattgggtaaagtataattgttgctagttgttgtctttgaaattgtttattgtaatcaataaatatgtattttaattatttatggataaatgggccattaattaattttctctaccatggtgtgtttgtatgcttcatgtaattatattagatttatattcatatatatctgaagtatatacaattattctcaagtaattattaatttgattcatttttatatatatctgaataagtagtcatttaatgtttgttttgttgttgttgtaaaagatggagtacatgaactcttggatgtatggttcattaaggttcaaggcaggtttccgtgaagaggtggataaatttattgaagccgcaaagaagcatgcaacgacattgaaagagaataaggatacaattatttgtccctgtaaagattgcaagaaccgtatggcatggacagatgtgactatcatcagatcacatttgattatgcgaggatttgttaaggactacacagtgtggattcatcatggtgaaacggttattgttaacgatgaggatgaggatgaggaggaatatgacGATGAAActatagaatccctgtcccaatattcagcagagcttgatgcacgaatgaattttgagtttggcaatgaataaggtggtgatgctggtggttgggatggtaacaacgaaggtggtgccaataatgatggtggagcacatgtcggggatgaagatgatttggaggacatgattcgagcccttggactagagattttactaaatagcccgaaaggtctagaaaatttagaaagggtgacaaaagcatcgaaggagactatgtatggtgttaaaaagggttgtccaacacattagacattgctacgttttgtgcttgagctgctcatcctaaaggccaacacatcagactgtagtttcaatgatctattgcatctcctgtcatgggtgctgtcacaaccaaactcagttcccgccaacacataccaagcgaaggtcataagtccattgacaatgggggttgaaaaaaatccatgcatgccccaaccactgtatactttttcgtggcgaaacgttcaagtcactggataaatgtgcCCGGTGTGGGTCCAtctggtacaagaacaatgacctttacggtggggacgaagcctccacggggaaaaagaggaataagaagggtacaaaaaaggtggtacaagaatcttagcccctagaggacactccattaggcaacgatacaaagcagagaagaattcccgccttggtaatgtggtacccaCCAGTGAccgaccgaccgcttgagacgtatcttcctaaaccctaaagaagccacactcatgacatggtgggatgatgagcacaaggtggatgatgataagattgcacacccagctgattgtagtcggtggcaaaggtttgatgagaagcacaaagaattcagcgatgtacggtttggcttgagcaccaatggaatgaatcccttcaatgagaggatgagcgaccatagcacttggccagtgatcttggccatgtacaacatcccaacatagtTGTGTCAGAcaagaaagtaccttctcctcactattcttatttctggccctaaacaaccaggcaagaaatggagaggctatggaggcatggggagcagatgtacgatgcgttccgaaaggaggacttcatatgtagagcaataatatttgttactactaatgattaccccgcgctatttgctttgtctagatagatcaaagggaagacgagatgcttggtttgcttggatggtactacatgggtgtacctggatgcatccaagaagatagtttacctaaggaaccgacacttcttaaagataagtcacaagtactgcaacaaattgttctttacattttatgacaacgccatggagattgaaccccctccagagagacatcataatggagaacacgtgtatagaatggtgaaaaacatacgcgtcgtctatggaaagaagaattcggaagggacgaacagagatagaagcacacctcctgtcgaaggcgtacctttcaagaaacaatcgatcttcttttagtatctgtcttattggccagacttggaggtcccccatgccattaatgctatgcacatgcagaagaatgtctttaggAGTCTcgttgctaccttgatggacataggcaagtcaaaggatggtctaaaagcatggaaagacatggtgcagctaaacgtgataccatagcttcacccggtacctaaggctaatggaaaatgcactctgcccacggcgtggttcaacctaacaccagacaagaagagagctatatgcactttcctgagggggccAAAGTCTCGACtgtgttttcagcaaatgtgaagaagctagtgtcgatgaaggacttgtcaataacacactgtaaggctcacgattgccatgtgatgctgacagtgtttctacctattgcaatcagggctataaagccagagttcttgaaaatggccatcacccgcatgtgctacttcttttcgaagatctcacagaagatgattggcaagcaagagctgagtgacctacatgaatttttggtggagacacaaaaccacctagagatgtgtttatctcatgcttttttgatataatgccacatctcatgattcacatggttcatcagatacaggcgctgggcccttgctacttgcatgaaatgtggtcctacgagtggtTCATGTTGATTCTAggtcgatacatgcataatcgaggaTACCCAGAGGGCtcagagggttatagtactgaagaagtcatcgagtgctgttaagagtacctaaaagtacagaaagggattggtaaacccgattctcatcacaagggtaggctggctgggaagggcaccagtggtaaaaaagtgttcattgaccatgattacaaagaggtgagtcgggcatattacagtgtcttgcagagtacacaactgatgcaaccgtacattgatgaacacttggctatcattatggcagagagaaatggccgttcgaatgattgggtcatgaaacaacacaagcaatgactaactatatggttgaaggaccaaaacataccgcctagagaaaccatagactctattaccatcagtaggttagcggaggggccatcgagacaagtgacatcttggaatgcttatgacatcaatgggtatacgtactatacccacacaaaggatagtaaatatgtgaaccacagaagtggcgttcgaatagaggctctcgatggattggggagaaagatccaatactttggcatcattgaagagatatgggaacttgactatggaagagaTATAACGGTgaccctgtttcgatgccgttggatcaaacaacaccaactgaacgagatcggattgagagtcctggaccttgagaatctaggctaccaagatgacccttgggtgctcgcttcacatgtcaCACAAGTTTTATATATGTCTGACACAGaaagtaacctccccctgaagaagaagacaaagcacgtggttgcctccaagAAATAGCACATTATtagagttgatggcatggacgatgttgaagcttacaataactacaatgagatgccgctattcacagacttttctaagaagatcagtgttgtggaaaagaacctacccaaagacatattgccataggaacgaaaaggtgtcaaggggaaagtcgttacagcgggctagctagttgttgaacgtggagtgtttgtgtaagtgtgtgtttgtaagacttcatttatacatgcgtgtgagactatatatttatttatgtgtgtaagactatatatttttgtatgtgtgtgagactacatttatgcatgtgtgtgagactaccctttgcaacatccagatgaatctatttgaacatccactctattactactaaaactttatgaaatcacttaacactttatgaaatgaagaaatgactaaaataaaagtaggagatcttaacgagttatacaacttttatattcatcacctttatggctgaaatcatttagtgtttgaaaatcaggtttgaagctgtcattttctgaaattcaaaatttgaattgttcaaaattagtgacaaagatagatgactagactaaaatgatagagcatgattttagaaaattttaggaaaaaaccatcacatttggagttagtatgag is part of the Miscanthus floridulus cultivar M001 chromosome 9, ASM1932011v1, whole genome shotgun sequence genome and encodes:
- the LOC136480539 gene encoding uncharacterized protein → MASSSALQQSFSLIGCPVTEKLGKGNFPLWSAQVLSALRGAQIELYLEPDIVVPTKQIPKAADKPTELIPNPEYETWVAKDQQIVNYLLSNISKEIQVQVSHCATSADIWKVISEMTIS